The sequence below is a genomic window from Micromonospora aurantiaca ATCC 27029.
CGTGACAGGTGGTCCTCCGGCCGGGTGCTCACCTCCGAGGGCGGCAGCTACCGGCTGCACCTCGACGCCGACGCCGTCGACGTGCACCGCTTCGAGCGGTTGCGCGAACGCAGCCGCGCGCCCCGCGCCACCGGGGACACCGCCGGCGAACTGGCCGCCCTGGACGCCGCGCTCGCGCAGTGGCGGGGCGACGAGGCGCTCGTCGGCGTACCGGGACCACGGGCCGCCGGCCACCGGATCCGGCTGGGCGAGCTGTACCTGACGACAGTGGAACGGCAGGCCGAGCTGATGCTGGGCCTCGGACGCGGCGCCGAGGTCGTCGACCGCCTGCTCGCGCTCGTCGACCGCCACCCGGCCCGGGAGAGCCTGTACGCGGTGGCGATGCGCGCGCTCGCCGCGCAGGGCCGTACCGCCGAGGCGCTCGCGCTCTACGCCACGCTGCGGGACCGGCTGGTCGAGGAGTCGGGCACCGAACCCGCCGCCGCCGTCCGGCAGATCCACGAACAACTGTCGGCCGGCACCGCGACCCCGGCACGCGGCCCCGGCCCGGTCCCGCGGCGGCACCCCGGCTTCCGGGGCCGTTCCGCCGCGCTGGCCCGGCTGCGGTCGGCGGTCACCGGCCTGGCCGGCGGACGCGGCGGCAGCGTCTGGATCAGCGGCGAGGCGGGCATCGGCAAGTCGGCGCTGCTGGCCGAGGGACTGAGCGGCGCGGCCCCGCTCGGCGTCCAGGTCGGCTGGGCCGTCGGCGACGAGCTGGCGTACCGGATGCCGTTGAGCATCGTGCTGGAGTGCCTCTCCCTGGGCAACGACGCGGACGGCCTGCCCGCCTCGCTGCACGCCTGCACGGCCGGGGCACCGCCGACCATGACCGTGATCGACACGGTGCAGCGGTTCGTGGTGGCGCGGTGCGCCGAACGGCCGCTGCTGCTGGTCCTGGACGACCTCCAGTGGGCCGACGACATGTCGCTGCTGGTCTGGCACGCGCTGCACAAGCTCACCACGCGGCTGCCGCTGCTGCTCGTCTCGGCCGCCCGCCCGGTTCCGGCCGGATACGAGGTGCGGCTCCTGCGCCGGGTGCTGCCCCGCGACGGCACCACGCTCGTCGAACTCGGTCCGCTCGACGACGACACCGCGACCGCGCTCGTACGCGACTGGTCCCGTCCGCCCGGCCCGGAACCCGGCACCACCCGCTCGTTCGTCGCGGCGGCCGCCGGGAACCCGTACTACCTTCGTCATCTC
It includes:
- a CDS encoding BTAD domain-containing putative transcriptional regulator, whose translation is MTAQCSGFDIRLLGNLRITYAGRELPLRSAQRRAVFSALALTPERGLSRDELITAVWGDHPPASATGNLYTYVSALRRMLEPDRDRWSSGRVLTSEGGSYRLHLDADAVDVHRFERLRERSRAPRATGDTAGELAALDAALAQWRGDEALVGVPGPRAAGHRIRLGELYLTTVERQAELMLGLGRGAEVVDRLLALVDRHPARESLYAVAMRALAAQGRTAEALALYATLRDRLVEESGTEPAAAVRQIHEQLSAGTATPARGPGPVPRRHPGFRGRSAALARLRSAVTGLAGGRGGSVWISGEAGIGKSALLAEGLSGAAPLGVQVGWAVGDELAYRMPLSIVLECLSLGNDADGLPASLHACTAGAPPTMTVIDTVQRFVVARCAERPLLLVLDDLQWADDMSLLVWHALHKLTTRLPLLLVSAARPVPAGYEVRLLRRVLPRDGTTLVELGPLDDDTATALVRDWSRPPGPEPGTTRSFVAAAAGNPYYLRHLVLADRDGRTADTPGPELTDAVSRHLQPLADDTRQLLRAIAFLGNNYLVSDLAAVTGKSAPELVPAVEEALAAGVLVEDGRRLRFRHPVLRRVLRGAIPTALRVLMHRQFAQRLAEAGGDLGRVAGQLLAGPVPVDAWVQDWLTTHAAQLGAVAPAPAIAVLRHAVASPGLSAPSRELLTAELARVLHRCGLPAGAEASWVSAHTGDAATRAEMSRIAGPGGPSPSVGPAVVGHR